Below is a genomic region from Candidatus Eisenbacteria bacterium.
CGAGCCTTACTGGTTCAGCGCCATTGTATGCAAGAATCGCTGCTACACACTGAGGCGTCGCTGCAAGGAATGTCCTGAGACCGGCAAGGTCGCGCTCCACCCATCTACTCGCCGCTTTGACTTCTATGGCGATGCACTTGTTTCCAACTTCCAGAACGAAGTCAACCTCATATCGCCCTTGAACGTTCCAGAAGTGAAGTCTGGCTTCAGGCCATCGGGCATCTACCATTGATGAGAGATTCTGGGCCACATATGTCTCAAACATTGCACCCATGAGAGGCTCTCTTGACGCAGACTCAATTGAGTCCACGCCTGCAAGATAGGAGGCAAGTCCCGAATCGCTCATGTACACCTTGGGAGACTTGATGAGCCTGGTTGCCTTGTTCCTCAAATATGGACTCAGACGATATATGATGAAAGAGGCCTCAAGAAGAGATAGGTAGCGGGATGTCGTCTGAACATTCAGCTTCGAGTCTCTGCCAATCTGGCTTAGACTCAGTATCTGTCCTGTTCTGAGGGCAGTCAGACGCAAGAGATGCCTGAATGCAATGGTGTTTCCGATCTGACTTAACTGTCTCACATCTCGTTCAAGATATGTCTGTTCATATCCTTTGAACCAGAGGAATCTATTCTTGATTTCCCCAAGACAAACCGTCGGCATTCCACCGATGAGAATTTCCTCCAACCCTATCTTGCCAGAACCTTCTCCTCTGGGGTTTTTCATTGACTCGAAGAAGCTCTGCAAGAAGGGTTTCCGTTTCGTACGCTGGACTAATTCTCTCCTGCTGAAAGGGTGGAGGACCAAGTAGACTGAACGCCCTGCGAGACTCTCGGAAATCCCCTTGAGAATGGCAAAGTTAGCTGAACCCGTGAGGAGGAACTGCCCCGGAGTTCTCTTCCTGTCCACCACTCTCTTGATTGCAGTCAGAATCTCGGGACATTTCTGAGCTTCATCAATTGCCAGAGGTTCATCAGTATGCACCAATCCTTCGGGGTCGAGCTTTGCAGCCTCGAGCTGGGCGAAATCGTCAAGGGTGACATAGCGCCTTCCTTTGAACCCTGGCTGCATGTGGAGGAATGTGGTTTTTCCCGTCTGTCGCATTCCCGTTATGATAACAACGGGCATTTCCTTCAATGCCTCTTGCACTGCTAAGGCAATATCGCGCTCTACGTACTCTGTCATATCTTCTCACACCATAGTGACATTATGACACGTTGTCAAGAGAAATCTGGAGAGCATCCTGAACTCTGCCACCTCCGCCATCATTCGGTCTGCGAAATTGCCGCGAACGCGCTAGTCCTTGATAGAGGTAAATAAGAGTAGGGAGAAGTTGCGCAGGTCAGTGAGATGCCGCTTCTTATTTGTTTCTTCTTGATTCTGCTATTTCTTTGACTCCCTGGATGGCAGTATCTATGTCCTTCTCCGTATTGAATGGGCCGATTCCAAAACGGACTGCTCCGTGAATCTTGTCTG
It encodes:
- a CDS encoding ATP-binding protein, with translation MTEYVERDIALAVQEALKEMPVVIITGMRQTGKTTFLHMQPGFKGRRYVTLDDFAQLEAAKLDPEGLVHTDEPLAIDEAQKCPEILTAIKRVVDRKRTPGQFLLTGSANFAILKGISESLAGRSVYLVLHPFSRRELVQRTKRKPFLQSFFESMKNPRGEGSGKIGLEEILIGGMPTVCLGEIKNRFLWFKGYEQTYLERDVRQLSQIGNTIAFRHLLRLTALRTGQILSLSQIGRDSKLNVQTTSRYLSLLEASFIIYRLSPYLRNKATRLIKSPKVYMSDSGLASYLAGVDSIESASREPLMGAMFETYVAQNLSSMVDARWPEARLHFWNVQGRYEVDFVLEVGNKCIAIEVKAASRWVERDLAGLRTFLAATPQCVAAILAYNGAEPVRLGEKVWAIPLGLLLS